The DNA region TGTCAGTGTATTCAGTTCCATTATTAGACcgcaaatattttatttttctccctGTCTGATTCTCAACCTCTGCCTTCCACAATTTGAACTTGGCAAAGACTTCAGATTTATATTTCATAAAATAAACCCAGACCCTACGAGAAAAATCATCATTAAATGTAACAAAGTACCTAAACCCTCCAACGGAGAGCTCTTTTGTAGGCCCCTAGACATCAGAATAGACATAGTCTAAGATTCCCTTGGTCTTGTGTTGCCCGATTTTGTAACGAACTCTATACTGTTTCCCAAGAACACAATACGTGCACAATCCAATTGTGCAACTGCGAACACCCTTCAGCAGATTCCTCTTATGTAGTTCCATCACCCCACGTTCACTGAGATGACCCAAGCGCATGGGGCATCTTTTGAAACTCAATTGATGAGGAAAAACACAACTTGATTCAGACAGCACGATAGAGCGAGAAAGCATGAATAAACAACACAAAAAactttgttcacgcagttcggccaaattgcctacctctgcggctatagagtagttATAGCTCCATTTATTGATTCTCAATAATCAATCGTGTTTACAATAGCAGTTTCTCTCAACTACCTAATTGTCTCACACATCTGCAATAGCAGTTTTCCTCAACTGCCCAATTGATGTGTACCCTCGCGCACTGTTGAATTACGGCGCACTTGCACACCGCCCAATTGCGGCGCACCCCGCACACACCTGGTGCATACTAGCACACTTTTAGGGTTAGGGACCTTatctatttatagtggattctactaatctctattttacaataaaatcataataaatCTTATAATAATCCCTTAAAATCTTTTACAATTCACattaaataaaatcctaataaactgaatatttcgcctcaaaataaaatctgtGGGCCCCAGATTTTCCTAATGAGCCAATTCCCAACAGTTGGGTCACAATAGGCTTAAAACTTTGGGGATCATCACTTTAGGCTAACAAAAGCAAATCATAAATGGATTGGataccacatctttcacccaaaatctTAATGTATTAGGTGTATAAGCCCTCTCACTTATAAATTGCTCTACACTCTCCTAATCCtctaatgtgagacttcttactCAGACTTGATATCTCAataatctccccctcaagtgtgagtttaTCTCAAGCGGAAGTCTCCAACTACTTGAACAGCTGTTGGATCTCTATCAACGGGAGATACGCTGCCTGCCAACCATTGTCAGGAAGACTTTCGATACAAGGAGTCATTATCATGGTCGCACTAACgattgactctgataccactgttgggccGCAAGAGGCTTAAGGGGATCATCACATTGGGCTAATAAAAGCAAATCACAAGTGATCTTAAAgttgaataaaaaattaatttcagtgaaagtgattttccaaaaagcaaaaattgatttatgtttgtGTATAAACATAAAAAAGTGCTTTTCAATTGCGAATTTactttaaaaaattgattatatCAAACGCTACAAGAAATTGCTTAGATGAATAAGCaaatttttgcttttttattttttactttgcaTTTTATCAAGCATACACAAATATGCAACGTGAAAAATaatgattattttttaaaaataagtaattatataACGAAATAAGCAATGTGAAACTGGCCCTTTAAGTGAAATGTAATTTTTGTATTTGTAcacaaatataaattaatttttacttttgaaataatcgcttaaaataaaggcttaaagggtccaaaggcccctaagattacaaagggaatcaaatccaggacctagaaaaattttgcatcaaattgggtccctagaatttttttttttaattcaattaaggccaaagtgtgtcagagctcaattttgtcctagtcagcaATGCCACgtgtctttttaattttttttaattagaaaaagtattaaattttagtttttaattccaactcatatatttaagcagaaataaaaaaaaacttaataaaatcctaaatttaaataaaaacctaatctaataatctctaacctaaataaaaacataatctAATAATCACAAATCCCTAAACTTACCTGTTCATCTCAAATTGAACCCTATCCATCCCCATCCCCAAATTGTACCCTATGAGAAGAACAAAAGGAAGGAACAGAAGGAGAAGAACCAGATCTCTGTCTCCTCTCAGAAACACGCATTTACAATGGACAGAGACTGGAAGAATCAACAAAattgagggagaagaagaagatgaggaagaggaGAATGTGGGTGATGAAGTGGGTTTCGAGAAAATtcattcagcttcagcttcttcttcgAGGTGTTCTTCAGCTGGGAGAAGCTCAAAGAGGTGGGTTTTCTTGAAGGATTTTCTCAGGAGTAAAAGTGAAGGAAGGAGCAACAACAAGTTATGGTCCACCATTTCATTCTCCCCCACCAAAAAAAGAGCACAATCAGAggagttgaggaagaagacgttTTTGCCTTATAGACATGGTTTGCTTGGGTGCTTGGGATTTACTTCCAAGAGTTATGGTGAGGTGAGGTTGAGTTCAGATTTGCATGTGGATTGGGGGTGGTAGGGCTCTGGTTGTCTAGGTTTATTGGGTGGGTGTGGGTGGgggtggggaagaagaagaatgggtTTTTTTGGAGTTGTTAATTTCTGGTTGGGTTTGatattttttgttattattagattaggtaaTTATTTAGGTAagggattttatttaaattagggatttattaagtttttaaatttttttctacttaagtaaatgagttggaattaaaaataataattttttataattttttaattaaaaaataattttaaaagccacgtggtaaaagtgactaggacaaaattgagttgtggcaacatttggccttaattgaattaaaaaaatttcttagggacccaatttgacgtaaaatttttctaggtcctggatttgattccctttgtaatctcaggggcctttggaccctttaagcctaaaataaaatcaattttatattCAACTTTAAAATGACTTCTTTTTTAAGAACACACAAACGGGCCCAATTTTTATATGGATAGGGGCACTTCTTTTCTAtacattttaaatataaaatagggGCACTTGAACTTGTGAAAGTTTTAGAAGAGTTTTTCGTTCTATTCTCTTATGTTCCACCTTTTCCTGCAGACCAATGTGTCCCATTTCGGAAGCTTTATGTCATGTTCCATTCTATCTTAAAAACAATACAAACACATAACGAAATTGTATGTCACGTCATTCCTTTCTCATCTGTCTACCAAATGCTACTTTAACATCAGCGTTGGTTGAGCGGTGGTGACCCGAAACTCACATTTCACATGGCAGTGGGTGAGTGTACTTCACCTACAAGATGTCATTGCACAATTGGGCCTGACGATAGACAGGTTATCGACTACAGGCGTGACATTGAGTTCTCAGAGGCCTTTTGTCAAGCGATTGCTTGGGTGGCTCCAGATGATCATAAATATGAGGAGGTCAATGAAAGTTCAGTTGCCACACTTTGTACGTGTTAGAAGTTCCACACTGGATAGCTAGAGAAATgacatagatagcctttatgaGGGTATAGCAACCTTCAActcatgagctaacttttgggttgagttaggcctcccaaattctaatatgatACTAGAGCCTATCCTAAATTTGTTTGATGGTGGAGACCTCCATATTTAGGTCACCCTGCATATGTCCAATCCTGCAAATCTCACGCTCCGAATGTAAAACTCTGAAAGTAAGCGGGGTGtcttagaagtcccacattaaTAGAGACATGACGTATATAGTCTTTATAAGGGTAGAGCAACCTACAACTCTTGAGTTAGCTTTTGAGTTGAGTTGGACCTTCTAAATTCTAATGGCACGCGCGCTTATATAACACTTATTGGAAGGTATGTTATTGTTTGGTATACTAGGAAATTAGTAATGCTGAGATATTTTGAGTTGTTAGAAGACTTTCATGAGGCTGAAATTGCGGATTTGCGATCCTAAGACTTTTATTTAGGAGTTGTTTGAACTTAATTCTATTCTTGATCTAAGAATTCAAACAAATGATTGATTAAGAATTTGATTTTTAGGaattatattctaaaaatatttAACTTTTACCACATTCTAGTGATACCAATTTAGAAAAAAATGCAACAAAGAAAAGCGAAAAATGAAgttattatataaaatttagATGTCTAAAAATGAACACAATGCTATAAATAACACTACTAGGCACATGCCATGCTTTGGTTTAAGCcacaaaatataataatatgcCTCCACGTGGCAACATCAAAGGCAGGTGTCTAAAGAGCTTTGCTTGATCACTTGTGGTGGGGCCACACTAGTTTTGGAAAACATCATCAAGTGGGTTTGGTTTGGTTCATCACACTCACACATGACAAGAATGAGAAAAATAGGCATACACACTCAGGTAAATTAAGGTTGCAAATTGCAATGCATGATAACACAAACCCCTCTTCTAGGGAATCTATATATCTAGACTTTACTTATCCTCCaccttttcctctttcttttcttcttttactACAATGCCAAATTACCTTTAAGattcttttctttctcaacctTTAACTCGTGAAAGCAAGGCACATATATATTATAGCTATTAGCTAAAGCTATTACTATTAAACAAAGagtttgaaaggaaaaaaatttggaagAATCAATGTGTCACCCTGGAGTTCCTTTTGTGAGCCAAGAAATCTTGATGGTACATAGAAGATGGCTTCAATTCCGGGAGGCACACGTGGCGGCAGGGCAGGCATCTAGGCAAGTTCATGGTGGTGGAAGCTCTGGTGAGGGTGGTGCGGTGAAGCACTGCTCGTGCTCGCCGTCGCAGCATCCAGGGTCATTCCGGTGCCGGCAGCATCACGGTGAATATGTGTGGCGAGGCAGAGCAATTAAGTAGTCCGTTGATTCGATGAGTTTAGATATATCCAATTCAAATCGTACATAAAGGTTCAGGttctaccttttttttttactttataaaCATATATGCATGAAATATAAGATCAATTTGAGATTACAAGGTTCTCAGAGAGTTGATAGCATTTTGtaataaacaaataaacaatGAGTGCTTTTCTCTGTTTTCTCCTTGCTGATTAATCTAATGCATCATAACTACATGAGTTAGGTTCGAAAGGGTTGAGGATTTTTACGGTTTTTAAATTGAGTACATATAATGGCACCTTTTGAACAAAAATTAATCTGAATAGAAGAGGTTGCAACTCTTTGTTTCTATGTGGGTATCTCTCTACTCATCTCATCCACTCATTTTCTATTTAAAATCTCTTGGTGATGTATCCTTGTATAATTGACAGGCTAGGGGAGGATGATTAATCgatttataatattaaatgaatgATAATTAAGATAATTGAGTTAGGAAATCCATAGTTAATTTTTATCATAAAATTTTTAttgggttgaatttttgtttatttaagTGCTTGTAGGAGATAATATCAATCTTGAAAGACTCGGTCTTCTtccattaattaataatatagcGATGGTGAGTCCACAGAGCAGGTATTATTTAGGAGCCATATCATGAAAGATGAAAATTATAGAAGCGTTTTATTTGTTGGGGAATAATGTCTTAAAAAGCATAATATACTTCTTTTGAGCATGAGGACAGGACATATATGAAAAGCACCCTGTCTTTAGAATATTGAAAAGGAACACAACAATTATTACCCtttgatttatattttctttcatcttggGAATTTTCGCCTACACCAACAATTTGCTAGAACTTTATACTTTTATGCCATTGTAAGAATCCACTGAGAACGGAATATTTGTTGAATGAGAAAATGTTACCAGAAATTTGATTCTAGACAGCAACCCATTAACCACACATGACAATGATATTCCTCCAAGAAATTGAGATTCAAAACTCCTTTCATTTCAATATCATATCGTGGTAGTGGTAGGACCCTCCATGCTCATGAACATTCTACGTGTCTGTAATTGGGTCTTCCATGCCTTCACTTGCAGCAATAACACAAGACATGATCACATAGAATCACATGTTTGGAAACGAGTAGCTTCTAAGTCCACACACGCGATTCTAAGTTTCTAACCACAAAGAAGTTAAAGTCATGCTACTAATAGCCGCATTTGGAAAGTACAcacttctaagtttctcacatATTTAGTTTGGCATCAATGCAAACATGAACCTAACTTCACATATATCAAGATCAACCTAGAACTAGAAGCAAGAATTTGTTTAATGTGGATCGGAAAATATAAGATTTTGTTACATTAACTTGAGTATAGCAGAAATATAAACACACCAACCAAGTTTGTCCAGTACATTTGGTAAATATAAATTCACTGCTTGAGACTTGGCTCTCCCTCGTGTTCTTTAAATCACAACAGGTTATTTTTCAATAGTAGTTGCAATGACTTATTTTACACATCAAAATGAGTCTTTCATTTTAAAGGAACCAAATCTCACTATGTATGTTATAATACATTCACACATTATTattccatctcattttcatgtactttttatttctcttttatttttttaatcacatCATACTTCCCATTATGCTATTGGTGTGGAAAAATTTCTATCTCATACTAGGTGTGGGACGAAATCGGGTACTGAAAGTATTTTTCCAAAAGCCATCTATTACACTTTATGAGAAAAGCTACTGGCATGGTTTATAACCACTGTCCCGTTTCATAAATTATTACTTTTTCATAGTAGAACAAAAGAAAATCTCGTGCTACCAAACCAATGGAAAAGGATACAAGCCACAATGCACTAACAAAAGAAAACTCCACTAATATCAAACGTATGCACATATAAAATAGATATTTTGGGGTCACTGGGAAACTCTGTAAAGAACATGACATTTCAATGCAGAAGACATTAATATTGTACTAGTTCTCAAGCACAACTAAAACATTTGTCAAGATGACGTTTAGTTAGTTGGTTAATGTAGTTAAGAAAGTTGCACAGCTAATCAGTTAGCTGGTTAATTTAGTCCCGATGCATGTATCATTTCATTTCTACTTGATAAATTCAGTTCACTCCTCTCATATCTGATAAAACTCCCCGGGACCATTTTCATCACTTTTATCTCGTACTAGAGCTAAATTCAATACTTTACAAGGGCGTGAGAGATCCATACAATATACAATTTATAAAGCACAGTAAAAGCAACGCAAAGAATagaacaccaccaccactttaTAAACAAAGGTTGCTAAAGATTGATAGTACAATATCAGGTATCTTCAGCTCCAATATCTGTGTTCACTTCAGCTCCAACATCTGCGTTCTCTTCAGCTCCAATATCTGCGCTCTGAGCCAATGTATCTCCCAGTGACTGAAGCAAATCAACAATGGATTAGCAAAATCTTCTATAATAAATCAAACTATGCATTAAAATAAATCCCATAAATATAATTCAATTTGAACTTTAACTAGCAAAACCATGTTTAAGAGTTCGTAGATGAAACGGAATAAAAACTAACAGATTCTAGGAGAAGTTCAATCCCAGAGCAAAGCACTCCGGGAATTTAAGAAACAAGGATAATGGTTAACATCAATAAGTTTCTAGGCTGACAAACATAGGCACAAATTCAACCCTGGAAATGAAAAAATACCCACTTCAATTTAACTAGCATAAAACATGGAAAAAATTTCATGTCTAGTTTAAGAGAATGCTTCTACACCTCAAGCATTCAGCCAGAAAAGGATTTCATTAGCCAGTGATATATATAGTATAGCATTTTATACCTTTGCttgtttgaattttaaaaatattgacAGAAGAGCATGGAGTAATTTATAGAAAAATTAGACACTTTGGTCCTTTATGGCTTACAGTTTCAATCTTTTAACATAAAATGCCTCTCTAGGGTTTATGCAGCGTCTAATGCTTCACAGTAGATTACTCTACAATAGTGCCTCTCCTTTATCAGACTAACTTTGAAACGGTTTTAAACCTCTACCAAATGGGGTTGAAACTGAAGTATGATGATAAAAGACTAAAATCAGATAAAGTGTTTGATAGTGACGAAAGGATATCTTAACCAAAATGCAAGGTTGATTTCCCAAGAGCTACCCCCAAATGTTACAAAAGAGATATGTATAATATATCACATTTCATCTCACCTAACAAATCAGTTGCTCTAGTATAAATCAGAACTAACTACACAACTCAGCAAAAGAATGGAACAGACAAAGAACAGTCTCTATGTATAGCTGAAATGGATTCCTTGGCAATAAACATGTAGAGGAAATTGCATTGCAAACTAAAGTtcaataaaagaaacaaaatttcTCACCTCAGGATAGCAGTTTTGCCGTACAATTGTCTGCTTGTTTATATTCACATACACCTCGCACGACACTGTCGCCTGCATTCAGCACACACAATACTTCAGGTACAGAGGTTTAAAAGTAAAACAGAGCACTAACATTCATCATCTCAACAAATGAAAATCTTAAATACAATCACAAGCCAAGTCACAGTAAAAGAAACTTCAGAGTTCAAACAATGTCAAAGCCTCATCAAATTCACCAATACCCACATCAAATTTTACCCAATTAAGCATGTTCCAAGCAAAGCAAATTCAGACAAACTCAAACGAAAttgaatcaaaaaaaaaaagcaacttAAATTCACAAGGTAccttcaaacttcaaattcaCCAATTCTCACATACCCACATCAAATTTTAGCATCTTTCAagcaaatcaaataaaaaaatggaaCTTAAATTCACAAGTAAAGGTACTACTACTACCTTCAAGGGAACATCGAAGAAGAAAAGCCCCAATTTCCCATCAACACGCGTTTCAGTATCGAAAGGAATCACACCCTTGGCAATGTCTTGGAGCAAGTAGAAAGCATCATAGATGACCTCAAACCCATCAACGGTGAGCACGGCGTCGACGTAGGACGATCCACGCGCCCTAATTCTGCCACCGTCGGATGACGAAACAAACCCTAGCTGGCGGCCGCGGTAGCCAACAGCGACGGCGAGGGAGTCGTAGGATAGGGAGAAGAAGTCCCTGTTGCGAACTTGAACTCTGACGGAGAACGAGAGGTCGAGGACGGGCTTCGGGTTGACTCGGATCCCGATGTGGTTGATTCCGACTCGGATGAGGCGGACTTCCGGGTCGGATGGGTAGAGGAAGAAGGCGGCGGAggtgaggaagaggaggaggatgaggGCGGTGAGGAGGCAGGAGGTGGTTGTGctgcggcggcggtggtggtggtggtaggttggGAGGAGAACGACGACGTTTTGGTGGGGGTAATTGTTGTAGGGAAGGGGCTCGTAAGGGACAGAGTCGTCCTTCCCGGTCATGGTTCCTTTGTTTCAGCGTCCTACGACTCCGGACCACCACGTATTTCATATACAGCCAAATAAATACGAACCTTGCTTaagatttaattaattaattcctcTATTTATTCTTTGatttttgagtttaatttctatgcaccgacggtgtaaagtttttttacaccgtcaaccaatcagattttaagatGTGGGAAAatctctcattttatttaatttcattaattgacgtggcacatccttaaaatctgattggttgacggtgtaaaaaaactttacaccgtcggtacatcaaactttttctcttgatTTTTATACgtcacttttattttatttttaaaaaagaagtttgttaatttttttaaaattattgttaGAATTAAAAAACTTACAAGGTTCATTAATTTATCTATACTTTAAGGGGATGTCTAAATGAcacatgataaagtttgggttaaataactcatcatccaatcatattggagataagtgagttggaatttctatattttatttattaatttatttccaactcatttatctccaatatAATTGGATGAtaagttatttaacccaaactttatcatgggttatttagacaaccccattcTTTAAATAAGCTTAAATGCTTTTGATAGTAAAGATTTTAAGAATGTGTGATTTTGGTCTTATAGTATTAGTTGCTTTGGCTAAGTTATTTTTCTCTACTTTCAAAATTGAACATATATGGTCGATGTAAATCATAATTTTGTACATGAATGATATAGTAAGAGAAATGATGTAACCCAAATAAACTATTCATCTTCACCTTTATCCtatcattcatcttcttctttataaTCCACTTCAACTCAACCAGAACTTACACAAAAACTCCCACTCAAACCATAACCTTCAACCACCAGAgaacaagaaaataaagaaacttTAATCCCTTAATTCCTCACACAATCATCCAAACATAGCGGTGGCTCGCCCGGGAACAGAGAAACCATATATCCATTCATTTATACAATTGCTAGTGGTAAAAGTTTCGCATTGTAGTTTTACTTAgcatattttaaattttcaccTCCTAGTCTATTATTTTTGCTTTTGAGGAAAATATGAGAAGGGAACAAATGAGATCTCTGAAAAGGGGAGGCAAGGAAGTCGTAGAAATGTTGAAGAGGAGACAACCCACTCTTGAACTTAAGGCTAAAACGCTAACgctataataattataaaaatagcAACCTTTCGCCTTATAAAATAAATCAAGTTTACTTACTAATAAAATCAAGCAGCAACGGGACTTATCGAGAACCCGAACTGCTTGACTGACTCCTTCATACATATATACTAGATTCATTAGAGTGGGGGATGGATGAAACTCATAATTAAATAAGTGCAAAAAATGGCGCAAGTGAAGCTGGGAAATAGACTGTGGTGCAACGACTAGGACTCGTGTCGGAGGAGTTTTGTGGTGGTGCTACGAGATGGCGATTTATCGTATAGAAGAATAATTCTGGAAACCTATTGATTAACCATAGATGCAAATCGATCAACCGCAATGAGACAACTCTTTCTTAAACTATATAATAAAAAGATCTTCCCCTCGACACCAATCACGAGTTTTTCTCCATTCTTCTCGTATATCATCATATACAGAGAAGAGAGAAGGAAGAGATATGATTTGTGTTTTGATATCTAATATAAGAGATATCAAAAGAGAAGATCAAAATCCTCTCTTTCaaataatatttcattttatGTCTAAACCAAAACCAATGAATTTATAGCATGtcaattaagaaatatgaaaataacatttataacaTTACATAAGTGATTTTTAATTAACTTAACACAATTTCATGGTTGAGCCAAAGAAAACATCATTTTGAGATGAACGATGTTGATTCAAAGAGAAAGTGAGTAAAGTGTGATGAATTAAAGAGAAAGATTTGTGTGtgaatatcaatatattaaagtTGCAAAAACATAAGGATAGTAGTGTCTTTTTAATCTTTATCAAGATTCAAAATCCAATGGTTTCTTTTGGGGATTGGGTGGTTTTTCTTGCGCATTGAGTACTTTGACAACACTTGACATgaccaagaaaaataaaaaccattTGCAAACTTTAACATGATTatcttcaaaaaaaattttGGTCAACATGATTATCTTCAAGAcccctaatgtggaccacttttaaagtggtctaattttagaccactttttttaacctgttATAAtaggtcaacacatctttttttaaagaaatttaatacataataaatttttagtgatattttttctttaaaaaaataatgtgttgacctgctataccCAATCAAAGTAGgtagtgtaaaattacaccacctaaaattggtgcatattaggttcacCCTATCTTCAATTCCTATCATACGCAATATCGCTAAAATCACACGCCATTCAAATCCCATCCAATCTCACTATCTCGGAACACAAAAATGTGTGAACCAAGTACATCAATGAtcatacgtttttttttttgaaagtgatcaTACATGTTCACTAACACGTAAACGAGTATAATACCTATTTTTACCAATTTATGGTTGAATGTGGATATGCACAAATACCCTAATATATTCTCATTGCCCAAATCATATTGTTAAAAATCTTCTAACTTTTTCAATTCTATTTCTTCAGCTCCAAACTATATTGATGATCATGTTCGTGGATATGAATCTTATGATCTCGTTAAATGCTCTCCTTTCTCCTATTAATTATGCACATCAAAATAAATACAAGCACATATACTAGTGATTCCTCCAAAAGGGTGTATGATAATGTAGAGGACCAAAATTGATCCACAAAATTGAAAACTTGTGTCATGAACCTATTATCCAAAGAGTTTAATTTATTGGGTAAGGGTCATATGAatgaatttatattattatttctaatatGTCCTTTTATACAAGAGTCCGTTtaagtttgtttgttttgacTTGAAAGGTAGAGAATACACAAACTTATTTAccatatgttttaatttattttttaataaaaaaataggtTTGACCAAAAAAGAATAAATTTGGGGCAGTAGAGTTAAATTCTAAACTGAGATTTCCTAATACTTATCAAGAATCAT from Lotus japonicus ecotype B-129 chromosome 2, LjGifu_v1.2 includes:
- the LOC130738954 gene encoding uncharacterized protein LOC130738954, whose product is MTGKDDSVPYEPLPYNNYPHQNVVVLLPTYHHHHRRRSTTTSCLLTALILLLFLTSAAFFLYPSDPEVRLIRVGINHIGIRVNPKPVLDLSFSVRVQVRNRDFFSLSYDSLAVAVGYRGRQLGFVSSSDGGRIRARGSSYVDAVLTVDGFEVIYDAFYLLQDIAKGVIPFDTETRVDGKLGLFFFDVPLKATVSCEVYVNINKQTIVRQNCYPESLGDTLAQSADIGAEENADVGAEVNTDIGAEDT